In Salinirussus salinus, the following proteins share a genomic window:
- a CDS encoding polysaccharide deacetylase family protein, producing the protein MSRSDPAAVLSVDVELFDQTPAYRSARGTTDREGVGLEGLEYLLDALDRHGATATGFVVSSAAERYPDAVRRISDAGHEVGSHSHSHRLLTELSTAARREEYARSRELLRELTGQPIRGFRAPAFDVPPGHFEGLERAGYGYDSSVVASRAVPGWYGGEYDLETPAPASEVDPGAPAGITEVPASVMPGLRLPLTGTWLRFFGPRYTILGMRLLARRGVAPVLYVHPWELVDLPAVDGVPKRVYWHTGEWMRRAVDRILAQPFDFTTAAALAGEAEGAGAPSDPPRGG; encoded by the coding sequence GTGAGCCGGAGCGACCCGGCAGCCGTGCTCTCGGTCGACGTCGAGCTGTTCGACCAGACCCCGGCCTACCGCTCGGCCCGCGGAACGACCGACCGTGAAGGGGTCGGGCTCGAGGGGCTGGAGTACCTCCTCGACGCGCTGGACCGCCACGGCGCGACGGCGACCGGCTTCGTCGTCTCGAGCGCGGCCGAGCGCTACCCGGACGCCGTTCGGCGCATATCCGACGCCGGCCACGAGGTCGGCTCCCACTCCCACAGCCACCGCCTGCTCACCGAGCTCTCTACGGCGGCCCGCCGCGAGGAGTACGCCCGCTCCCGGGAGCTGTTGCGGGAGCTGACCGGCCAGCCCATCCGGGGGTTCCGGGCGCCGGCGTTCGACGTCCCGCCGGGCCACTTCGAGGGGCTGGAACGGGCGGGCTACGGCTACGACTCCAGTGTCGTCGCCAGTCGCGCCGTCCCCGGGTGGTACGGCGGCGAGTACGACCTGGAGACTCCCGCGCCCGCCAGCGAGGTCGACCCCGGGGCGCCGGCAGGGATAACCGAAGTCCCCGCGAGCGTGATGCCCGGACTCAGACTCCCGCTGACGGGCACCTGGCTGCGGTTTTTCGGCCCCCGGTACACCATCCTGGGCATGCGCCTGCTCGCGCGCCGCGGGGTCGCGCCGGTGCTGTACGTCCACCCCTGGGAGCTGGTCGACCTGCCCGCCGTCGACGGCGTCCCCAAGCGGGTCTACTGGCACACCGGCGAGTGGATGCGCCGGGCCGTCGACCGGATCCTCGCACAGCCGTTCGACTTTACGACCGCGGCGGCGCTCGCGGGCGAAGCGGAGGGAGCCGGCGCGCCCAGCGATCCACCCCGGGGTGGATAG
- a CDS encoding lysylphosphatidylglycerol synthase transmembrane domain-containing protein, protein MDSVPRRSPRALALTALQYGVAVAALAWVVLQVDPGATLARLGRVDAPTLLALLAVTLVGLGARFSTWQAVMAPVHPVGFRTAASTDLIVNFVNQLLPSRLSGRVAAPFVLRSQTGMAYADAAAVSGVHTGVYAVYYGLTAAAGLAVAVALTGLSAGLVLLLGLSTGLYLAAGSVVLLAGTNLKLLDPLVAWLAGTVARLPRVGDRAAERVRGLLAFTEASTESFRRLVADPGVWGRYALGWAVALVLAPGLRVLLLFGALGVAFEPAALLPLYLVTAYSVTLLPLTPGGIGVTEATATAVFVALGVPGEVAVPVVVIDRTLGVYLPAVAGWYPSLGLDLSDLSPGQ, encoded by the coding sequence GTGGATAGCGTGCCCCGACGGAGCCCCCGTGCACTCGCGCTCACCGCACTCCAGTACGGAGTGGCCGTCGCCGCGCTCGCGTGGGTCGTCCTGCAGGTCGACCCGGGGGCGACCCTGGCCCGCCTCGGCCGGGTCGACGCGCCGACCCTTCTGGCGCTGCTCGCGGTCACGCTCGTCGGACTCGGGGCCCGCTTTTCCACCTGGCAGGCGGTCATGGCGCCCGTCCACCCCGTGGGCTTCCGGACGGCCGCGAGCACCGACCTCATCGTCAACTTCGTGAACCAGTTGCTCCCCTCGCGGCTCTCCGGCCGGGTGGCCGCACCCTTCGTTCTCCGGAGCCAGACGGGGATGGCCTACGCCGACGCCGCGGCGGTCTCGGGCGTCCACACCGGGGTCTATGCCGTCTACTACGGGCTGACGGCCGCTGCCGGGCTCGCGGTTGCGGTCGCACTGACCGGCCTGTCGGCCGGGCTGGTCCTGCTGCTCGGGCTCTCGACAGGGCTGTATCTCGCGGCGGGGTCGGTCGTCCTGCTCGCTGGAACGAACCTCAAACTGCTGGACCCGCTGGTGGCGTGGCTGGCCGGGACTGTCGCCAGACTCCCCCGGGTCGGGGACCGCGCCGCCGAGCGAGTCCGTGGGCTCCTTGCCTTCACAGAGGCCTCCACGGAGTCGTTCCGCCGGCTGGTGGCCGACCCCGGCGTCTGGGGCAGGTACGCCCTCGGGTGGGCCGTCGCGCTCGTGCTCGCGCCCGGGCTGCGGGTGCTCCTGTTGTTCGGGGCGCTTGGGGTCGCCTTCGAACCCGCCGCCCTCCTGCCGCTGTATCTGGTGACGGCCTACAGCGTGACGCTGCTGCCGCTGACCCCGGGGGGGATCGGCGTCACGGAGGCGACCGCCACAGCCGTCTTCGTCGCGCTCGGCGTGCCGGGCGAGGTCGCCGTCCCCGTCGTCGTCATCGACCGGACGCTCGGCGTGTACCTGCCCGCCGTCGCCGGCTGGTACCCCTCGCTGGGGCTGGACCTGTCGGACCTCTCACCGGGTCAGTAA
- a CDS encoding alkaline phosphatase family protein, with amino-acid sequence MTRTFVVGLDGASWRLLDPWLAAGDLPNLAALREAGSWAGTRSCLPPVTFPNWKCYSAGKDPGGLGVFWFEHVDLAEGRIDVAEGGDFRTAELWDYLNDEGQSAGVVNMPTMYPPRAIDDVVVAGGPDAVEGEYRSIDSGYTHPEGLATDLEERFDYHVHPDPLLSGNDERGAEVDAILDLLDTRFEVALTLFEERDLDFVHVTLFYLNVLQHFFWDEEPTKRAWELVDEWLGRLRELEEVNLVLMSDHGSAPTTTEFYVNEWLAEHGYQARTRTVDDYLARAGLDRENVLRVAKRFGLVDTLARVVPERVQKLVPQSDGLKRDRKLDAVDLPRTKAVASGQGPIYVNPAFDVDSVADELVADLRAVEDEQGPLFDGVYRGREVYSGPYVEEGPEVVVDMRPGVHVNDGVGGGEVTTGPDRWAAENTRHGIFVASGPDFAARGELDRVSILDLAPTVLAAHGCAVPEDMTGEVLPVLAGDPEVRRREPLPEPGEGDRRASEEVSERLQQLGYME; translated from the coding sequence ATGACACGGACGTTCGTGGTGGGGCTGGACGGGGCCAGCTGGCGGCTGCTGGACCCGTGGCTGGCCGCCGGCGACCTGCCCAACCTGGCCGCCCTGCGCGAGGCGGGCTCGTGGGCCGGAACCCGGAGCTGTCTGCCTCCGGTCACGTTCCCGAACTGGAAGTGCTACTCGGCGGGCAAGGACCCCGGCGGGCTCGGCGTCTTCTGGTTCGAGCACGTCGACCTCGCCGAGGGCCGCATCGATGTCGCGGAGGGCGGGGACTTCCGGACCGCCGAACTCTGGGACTACCTCAACGACGAGGGGCAGTCTGCGGGCGTGGTCAACATGCCCACCATGTACCCGCCGCGGGCCATCGACGACGTGGTCGTCGCGGGCGGGCCCGACGCCGTCGAGGGGGAGTACCGCAGCATCGATTCCGGCTACACCCACCCCGAGGGACTCGCCACCGACCTCGAGGAGCGGTTCGACTACCACGTCCACCCCGACCCGCTGCTGTCGGGCAACGACGAGCGCGGCGCCGAAGTCGACGCCATCCTCGACCTGCTGGATACCCGCTTCGAGGTCGCGCTGACCCTCTTCGAGGAGCGCGACCTCGACTTCGTCCACGTGACCCTCTTTTATCTGAACGTCCTCCAGCACTTCTTCTGGGACGAGGAGCCCACGAAGCGGGCGTGGGAGCTCGTCGACGAGTGGCTCGGGCGGCTGCGGGAACTGGAGGAGGTCAATCTCGTCCTGATGTCCGACCACGGCAGCGCCCCCACCACCACCGAATTCTACGTCAACGAGTGGCTCGCCGAGCACGGCTACCAGGCCCGGACGCGGACCGTCGACGACTATCTCGCGCGGGCTGGGCTGGACCGCGAGAACGTCCTCCGGGTCGCGAAACGGTTCGGGCTCGTCGACACGCTGGCCCGCGTCGTCCCCGAGCGCGTCCAGAAGCTCGTGCCACAGAGCGACGGGCTCAAGCGGGACCGCAAGCTCGACGCCGTCGACCTCCCGCGGACGAAGGCCGTCGCGAGCGGGCAGGGTCCCATCTACGTCAACCCCGCCTTCGACGTCGACAGCGTCGCCGACGAACTCGTCGCGGACCTGCGGGCCGTCGAGGACGAGCAGGGGCCGCTGTTCGACGGCGTCTACCGCGGCAGGGAGGTCTACTCCGGCCCCTACGTCGAGGAGGGGCCGGAGGTCGTCGTCGACATGCGCCCTGGCGTCCACGTCAACGACGGGGTCGGCGGCGGCGAGGTGACGACCGGGCCGGACCGGTGGGCCGCCGAGAACACCCGCCACGGCATCTTCGTCGCCAGCGGCCCCGACTTCGCCGCCCGGGGCGAGCTCGACCGGGTGTCGATCCTCGACCTCGCACCCACCGTCCTCGCGGCCCACGGCTGCGCGGTGCCGGAGGACATGACCGGCGAGGTGCTTCCGGTCCTCGCCGGCGACCCCGAGGTACGGCGCCGCGAGCCGCTGCCGGAACCGGGCGAGGGGGACCGGCGCGCGTCCGAGGAGGTCAGCGAGCGCCTCCAGCAGCTGGGGTACATGGAGTGA
- a CDS encoding class I SAM-dependent methyltransferase — protein MPTAEPFETHTERYDQWFEDHDDAYRSELAALRQLVSEAGRGLAVGVGTGRFAAPLGVEVGLDPARAPLERARERGVEVTRGVAEHLPFRDGAFETVLVVTTVCFVDDIPRMLAEADRVLSASGSLVVGYVDRESPLGRVYQEHKEDNPFYREATFVTTDELREELAAAGFTDTEFVQTIYRPLGEVDGPEPVEEGYGDGSFVAVRARR, from the coding sequence ATGCCGACCGCCGAGCCGTTCGAGACACACACCGAGCGGTACGACCAGTGGTTCGAGGACCACGACGACGCCTACCGCTCCGAGCTGGCGGCGCTCCGTCAGCTCGTCTCGGAGGCCGGGCGCGGCCTCGCAGTCGGGGTCGGCACCGGCCGCTTCGCCGCACCGCTGGGCGTCGAGGTCGGCCTCGACCCGGCCCGGGCGCCGCTCGAGCGCGCCCGCGAGCGCGGCGTCGAGGTGACCCGAGGTGTCGCCGAGCACCTCCCCTTCCGGGACGGCGCCTTCGAAACCGTGCTGGTCGTGACGACGGTCTGTTTCGTCGACGACATCCCCCGGATGCTGGCCGAGGCCGACCGGGTGCTCTCGGCGTCCGGCAGCCTCGTCGTGGGATACGTCGACAGGGAGAGCCCGCTCGGGCGCGTCTACCAGGAGCACAAGGAGGACAACCCCTTCTACCGGGAGGCGACGTTCGTCACGACCGACGAGCTCCGCGAAGAGCTCGCGGCCGCCGGCTTCACCGACACGGAGTTCGTCCAGACCATCTACCGCCCGCTCGGGGAGGTCGACGGCCCGGAGCCCGTCGAGGAGGGATACGGCGACGGTTCCTTCGTCGCGGTCAGGGCCCGCCGGTGA
- a CDS encoding DUF2304 domain-containing protein — translation MAEYTAVNLVAGVVGMGFLATGYVLVRREREALGLFALSVAVGAGLLFVAVTPDSFDYIATFLGLEFKTHAILVVANLVLFALVTYLLYRIGRLYDRLSRLNEEVGLLKAEFEDGEE, via the coding sequence ATGGCCGAGTACACCGCCGTCAACCTCGTCGCCGGGGTCGTCGGGATGGGCTTTCTCGCGACCGGATACGTCCTCGTGCGCCGCGAGCGCGAGGCGCTCGGCCTGTTCGCCCTCTCGGTCGCTGTGGGCGCCGGCCTGCTCTTCGTCGCGGTCACCCCCGACTCCTTCGACTACATCGCGACCTTCCTCGGGCTGGAGTTCAAGACCCACGCCATCCTCGTCGTCGCGAACCTCGTCCTCTTCGCGCTGGTCACGTATCTCCTGTACCGCATCGGCCGGCTCTACGACCGCCTCTCACGGCTCAACGAGGAGGTCGGCCTCCTCAAGGCCGAATTCGAGGACGGGGAGGAGTGA
- a CDS encoding NAD(+)/NADH kinase has translation MRGRRLATIEHIIAIVSPGSEEVVERLDRWTTDNGLEFSTVDVGNDIETPWDEEMETLGITIGGDGTFLEGIKQFAPRGIPILGINTGTLAFLVRVDVEDLEEALTETIQGRAEVDRRQQLHVSGAELDATGINDVMIQHPMPEDPVERKITKLDAFADGEYVGEYDGTGLAVSTPTGSTGVSLSAGGPIHNPQNNSSLQIVPLQTHKMGVRPLIVSNDTKIDVVAQEAADLLVDGGRHHVHLDEGDSVRITGADTSANIVRTSYDDDFYTAISELLGWGARGSVGKELPERLQTTGTEEETELEHALRVATEAVKSVQEPLRELHGRVESVTFKTDKSDIVTEADYLSENIITTALENEFPAHGIRSEEDTYVEGGSAFTWLIDPLDGTGNYANGNPNYSVSVGLLRDGEPVLGVVYAPETDELWTAIKGEQAMRNGQPIGVTDRSELAKSMLMSGYDPDGAFLTHFYQDARGVRRLGSAALHLCYLASGSADAVWEYDTYPWDVAAGMVIAEAAGATITDTRGDRFELPGEEERSPMVGTNGHIHDEVIRKLNDNSRLSE, from the coding sequence ATGAGAGGACGACGACTGGCGACGATCGAACACATCATCGCGATAGTGAGTCCGGGTAGCGAGGAGGTCGTCGAGCGGCTCGACCGGTGGACCACCGACAACGGCCTCGAGTTCTCCACCGTCGACGTGGGCAACGACATCGAGACCCCCTGGGACGAGGAGATGGAGACGCTCGGCATCACCATCGGGGGCGACGGGACATTCCTGGAGGGGATAAAACAGTTCGCCCCGCGGGGGATCCCGATCCTGGGGATCAACACGGGGACGCTGGCCTTCCTCGTCAGGGTCGACGTCGAGGACCTGGAGGAGGCGCTCACCGAGACCATCCAGGGCCGGGCGGAGGTCGACCGCCGCCAGCAACTGCACGTCTCGGGGGCGGAGCTGGACGCGACGGGGATCAACGACGTGATGATCCAGCACCCGATGCCCGAGGACCCCGTCGAGCGGAAGATCACCAAACTCGACGCCTTCGCGGACGGGGAGTACGTCGGCGAGTACGACGGGACCGGGCTGGCGGTCTCGACGCCGACGGGGTCGACCGGCGTCTCGCTGTCGGCCGGCGGGCCGATCCACAACCCGCAGAACAACTCCTCGCTGCAGATCGTCCCGCTGCAGACCCACAAGATGGGCGTCCGGCCGCTCATCGTCAGCAACGACACGAAGATCGACGTCGTGGCCCAGGAGGCCGCGGACCTCCTGGTCGACGGCGGCCGCCACCACGTCCACCTCGACGAGGGCGATTCGGTCCGGATCACGGGCGCCGACACCTCGGCGAACATCGTCCGGACCAGCTACGACGACGACTTCTACACCGCGATCAGCGAGCTGCTCGGGTGGGGTGCCCGGGGCTCGGTCGGCAAGGAGCTCCCGGAGCGCCTCCAGACCACGGGGACCGAGGAGGAGACCGAACTCGAACACGCGCTGCGGGTCGCGACCGAGGCCGTCAAGAGCGTCCAGGAACCGCTCAGGGAGCTGCACGGCCGCGTCGAGTCGGTCACCTTCAAGACCGACAAGTCCGACATCGTCACCGAGGCCGACTACCTCTCGGAGAACATCATCACCACGGCGCTGGAAAACGAGTTCCCCGCCCACGGCATCCGCTCGGAGGAGGACACTTACGTCGAGGGCGGCAGCGCCTTCACCTGGCTCATCGACCCGCTCGACGGGACGGGCAACTACGCCAACGGCAACCCCAACTACTCCGTGTCGGTCGGACTCCTCCGGGACGGCGAGCCCGTCCTCGGGGTCGTCTACGCCCCGGAGACCGACGAGCTCTGGACGGCGATCAAAGGCGAGCAGGCGATGCGCAACGGCCAACCCATCGGCGTCACCGACCGGAGCGAGCTCGCCAAGAGCATGCTGATGTCGGGGTACGACCCCGACGGAGCCTTCCTCACCCACTTCTACCAGGACGCCCGCGGCGTCCGCCGGCTGGGTTCGGCCGCGCTGCATCTCTGTTATCTCGCCAGCGGGAGCGCCGACGCGGTCTGGGAGTACGACACCTACCCCTGGGACGTGGCGGCGGGGATGGTCATCGCCGAGGCAGCCGGCGCGACGATCACCGACACCCGCGGCGACCGCTTCGAACTGCCCGGCGAGGAGGAGCGCTCGCCGATGGTCGGGACCAACGGCCACATCCACGACGAGGTCATCCGGAAGCTCAACGACAACAGCCGCCTCTCTGAGTGA
- a CDS encoding DUF309 domain-containing protein → MDDHTRDDTVGPPVSGNPTGWRAGQAESNGWEHGTLRKAVVHGVRLYNAGEYHESHDCFEAEWYNYGSGSTESKFLHGMVQVAAGAYKHYDFQNDDGMRSLFRTALQYFEGVPDDFYGVDLLDVRTVVANALEDPAALDGWQIELDGTHPTARSVDFEYAETLE, encoded by the coding sequence ATGGACGACCACACCCGTGACGACACCGTCGGGCCGCCGGTCTCGGGGAACCCGACGGGCTGGCGGGCCGGGCAGGCCGAATCGAACGGGTGGGAACACGGGACGCTGCGCAAGGCCGTGGTCCACGGCGTCCGGCTGTACAACGCCGGGGAGTACCACGAGTCCCACGACTGCTTCGAGGCGGAGTGGTACAACTACGGCAGCGGGAGCACCGAGAGCAAATTTCTGCACGGGATGGTCCAGGTCGCCGCGGGCGCCTACAAACACTACGACTTCCAGAACGACGACGGGATGCGCAGCCTCTTCCGGACGGCACTGCAGTACTTCGAGGGCGTTCCCGACGACTTCTACGGGGTCGACCTGCTGGACGTGCGGACCGTGGTCGCGAACGCGCTCGAGGACCCGGCGGCGCTGGACGGCTGGCAGATCGAACTGGACGGGACGCACCCGACTGCGAGGTCGGTCGACTTCGAGTACGCGGAGACGCTCGAGTGA
- a CDS encoding glycosyltransferase family 2 protein, with translation MRTVAVIPAYNEADTVGSVIDGTAGHVDEVVVVDDGSTDGTPAVARDHGATVVEHTFNTGVGGAVRTGYRYAIEHGYDFVVQVDADGQHDPGQIPDLLAAAEDCDMVVGSRYRNESIEEYPFVRRAGIRFFTGVVNALGGVDVTDVTSGFRVYRVSMLRNILHKRDAHWAVEQTLDAARQGYRIREVSVEMPTRDTGESQFDLGTFLLYPLRMTDVVLRVVLFR, from the coding sequence GTGCGAACAGTCGCCGTCATCCCCGCGTACAACGAGGCGGACACGGTCGGCTCCGTCATCGACGGGACCGCCGGCCACGTCGACGAGGTGGTCGTCGTCGACGACGGCTCCACGGACGGTACCCCGGCAGTCGCCCGCGACCACGGCGCCACCGTCGTCGAGCACACGTTCAACACCGGCGTCGGCGGCGCCGTCCGGACGGGCTACCGGTACGCCATCGAGCACGGCTACGACTTCGTCGTTCAGGTCGACGCCGACGGCCAGCACGACCCCGGCCAGATCCCCGACCTGCTGGCCGCCGCCGAGGACTGCGACATGGTGGTCGGCAGCCGGTACCGCAACGAGAGCATCGAGGAGTACCCCTTCGTCCGGCGGGCAGGCATCCGGTTTTTTACCGGCGTGGTGAACGCGCTCGGTGGCGTCGACGTGACCGACGTCACCAGCGGCTTCCGGGTCTACCGGGTGTCGATGCTCCGAAACATCCTCCACAAGCGCGACGCCCACTGGGCGGTCGAACAGACCCTCGACGCCGCCCGCCAGGGCTACCGGATCCGGGAGGTCTCGGTGGAGATGCCGACCCGCGACACCGGGGAGTCGCAGTTCGACCTCGGCACCTTCCTGCTGTACCCGCTCCGGATGACAGACGTCGTGCTCCGCGTGGTCCTGTTCAGGTGA
- a CDS encoding ArnT family glycosyltransferase, which yields MGALRTLLARGVGTVATDLREDRRLRYLLVGAALLCGFWFWHRVPNFATRDEHSRLLDVLVAYGSVAADPSIESLQQGVAWGRVPFGATFYLFGLAVLPVVLLAVLLGQLDVLTTFAAPSAEFGYFPSWQATPAWFWTGALVMVRLVNVLLAVGCVYLTYRVGRVVWGRTAGHLAGLLLTLTFGFLTIAHEGGEDMPALFFVLLALYLLVRYVQAGRRWRFFAASAAGGAAIAFKLTAAPVVALVLAAHVLRARRADDPWRALARPTLLVPGALLGAVAIAVGFPTLLVGGVDAVAWRLLENPGARASHPTGPDAPVWWWFLRGYFSGMSLPLFLGAVAGVGATLLRVGRRRAAPGTLLVVTGLALWVGLFAGWHDFRVHHLLPTFPLLALLLAGTLVRFHGRRPSLARPAVAALLVTSGLYAAVGVGGYAAMPRDDAAAWLDANAEDGDTVEVYRRHIQDTAVPHGVDVNHVYGREGGGEEVDPCPEFIQLGYRDLLYLDRDTYYRNDDARFSYIRGLLAGEYNYEIAAEFGTRPPGFVPRRPTPGSFVDLLRNGVVPQTDQYADEQELAANQYTLVLERTGECDGSRLRDSPY from the coding sequence ATGGGTGCCCTCCGAACCCTCCTCGCCCGCGGGGTCGGGACCGTCGCCACCGACCTCCGCGAGGACCGTCGGCTCCGCTACCTGCTCGTGGGCGCGGCCCTGCTCTGTGGGTTCTGGTTCTGGCACCGGGTCCCGAACTTCGCGACCCGTGACGAACACAGCCGGCTGCTCGACGTCCTCGTGGCCTACGGCTCGGTCGCCGCCGACCCGAGTATCGAGAGCCTCCAGCAGGGTGTGGCCTGGGGACGGGTCCCCTTCGGCGCGACCTTCTATCTGTTCGGGCTCGCCGTGCTCCCGGTCGTCCTGCTCGCCGTCCTCCTCGGGCAGCTCGATGTCCTGACCACCTTCGCCGCCCCGAGCGCCGAGTTCGGGTACTTCCCCTCGTGGCAGGCGACGCCGGCGTGGTTCTGGACGGGTGCGCTCGTGATGGTCCGGCTGGTAAACGTCCTGCTCGCCGTCGGCTGCGTCTATCTCACCTACCGGGTCGGGCGCGTGGTGTGGGGCCGGACCGCCGGTCACCTGGCGGGGCTGCTCCTGACGCTTACATTCGGCTTTCTCACCATCGCTCACGAGGGCGGCGAGGACATGCCCGCCCTCTTTTTCGTCCTGCTCGCGCTGTACCTGCTGGTCAGGTACGTCCAGGCGGGCAGGCGGTGGCGGTTTTTCGCCGCGAGCGCCGCCGGCGGCGCCGCCATCGCGTTCAAACTCACGGCCGCGCCGGTCGTCGCGCTCGTGCTCGCGGCCCACGTTCTGCGAGCCAGGCGGGCCGACGACCCCTGGCGGGCGCTGGCCCGCCCCACGCTGCTCGTCCCGGGGGCGCTACTGGGTGCTGTCGCCATCGCTGTCGGGTTCCCGACGCTTCTGGTCGGGGGGGTCGACGCCGTCGCCTGGCGGCTCCTGGAGAACCCCGGGGCGCGGGCCTCTCACCCGACCGGGCCGGATGCCCCGGTCTGGTGGTGGTTCCTGCGGGGTTACTTCAGCGGGATGAGTCTGCCCCTGTTCCTGGGTGCGGTGGCCGGCGTCGGGGCGACCCTCCTCCGGGTCGGGCGCCGTCGGGCGGCTCCGGGAACGCTCCTCGTGGTCACCGGGCTCGCCCTGTGGGTGGGACTGTTCGCCGGCTGGCACGACTTCCGGGTGCACCACCTCCTGCCGACGTTCCCGCTGCTGGCGCTGTTGCTCGCGGGCACGCTGGTCCGGTTTCACGGGCGGCGACCCTCCCTCGCCCGGCCGGCCGTGGCCGCGTTGCTCGTGACCAGCGGGCTGTACGCGGCCGTCGGCGTCGGGGGCTACGCCGCGATGCCCCGGGACGACGCGGCTGCCTGGCTCGATGCCAACGCCGAGGACGGCGACACGGTCGAGGTCTACCGCCGGCACATCCAGGACACCGCGGTCCCTCACGGGGTGGACGTCAACCACGTCTACGGGCGGGAGGGGGGTGGTGAGGAGGTCGACCCCTGTCCCGAGTTCATCCAGCTCGGGTACCGTGACCTGCTGTATCTCGACCGGGACACGTACTACCGGAACGACGACGCCCGGTTCAGCTACATCAGAGGGCTGCTCGCGGGCGAGTACAACTACGAGATAGCCGCGGAGTTCGGGACCCGCCCGCCGGGCTTTGTCCCCCGACGGCCGACGCCGGGGTCTTTCGTCGACCTGCTCCGGAACGGCGTGGTCCCACAGACCGACCAGTACGCCGACGAGCAGGAACTCGCCGCGAACCAGTACACGCTCGTCTTGGAGCGAACGGGGGAGTGCGACGGCTCCCGGCTCCGCGATTCGCCTTACTGA
- a CDS encoding acyl-CoA synthetase yields the protein MAPTERLDAYHFYEQDWDSHEQLREAFEWEVPERFNIAAYTCDRWASERGRVAVFAEDAAGNEEVYTFWRLQQEANRLANYLSEAGVERGDRVGVNLNQRPETLVAHIACWKMGAVSVPLSLLFGPEAIEHRLGDCDAVACVVEEANIDALREADLPALETVLTLGDVDRQPGEMDLHEAMAESSREFETLDTHAEDDAIIIYTSGTTGPPKGVRHVHRFLLGHLPVTAAGFIGTGTTEDRVTWTPVEWSWIGSLFSAVMPTLYYGQPVVAYAGGQFDPHEAFRILEKYGVTSFSAPPTALRMMMQVENPDYDFGELRTIGSGGESVGEGIRTWAAETFGIDAVEEAYGQTEANLLVSERSELIEHRDGKMGPAAPGHEVAILDERTRERLEPGEVGEIAVRYEDNPVCFKEYWERPEKTARKVQDGWLLTEDLGTVDEDGYFEFVGRTDDVIISSGYKIGPEEVEETLAGHDAVADVGVIGVPDDERGQVPKAFVVTAGNHDPADLRERLQEYVRDRLANYEYPREIEFLDDLPRTSTEKVRRRDLRKREGLVEE from the coding sequence ATGGCTCCCACGGAACGCCTCGACGCGTACCACTTCTACGAACAGGACTGGGACAGCCACGAGCAACTGCGGGAGGCCTTCGAGTGGGAGGTTCCCGAGCGGTTCAACATCGCCGCCTACACCTGCGACCGGTGGGCCAGCGAGCGGGGCCGGGTAGCCGTCTTCGCCGAGGATGCCGCCGGAAACGAGGAAGTGTACACCTTCTGGCGGCTCCAGCAGGAAGCGAACAGGCTGGCGAACTACCTCTCCGAGGCGGGCGTCGAGCGCGGCGACCGGGTCGGCGTGAACCTCAATCAGCGACCCGAAACGCTCGTGGCCCACATCGCCTGCTGGAAGATGGGCGCGGTGTCGGTGCCGCTGTCGCTTTTGTTCGGCCCCGAAGCGATCGAGCACCGCCTCGGGGACTGCGACGCCGTTGCCTGCGTCGTCGAGGAGGCGAACATCGACGCCCTCCGGGAGGCGGACCTGCCGGCGCTGGAGACGGTCCTCACGCTCGGCGACGTCGACCGGCAGCCCGGCGAGATGGACCTCCACGAGGCCATGGCGGAGTCCTCCCGCGAGTTCGAGACCCTCGACACGCACGCCGAGGACGACGCCATCATCATCTACACCTCGGGGACGACCGGCCCGCCCAAGGGCGTCCGCCACGTCCACCGCTTCCTGCTCGGCCACCTTCCGGTCACCGCCGCGGGATTCATCGGGACCGGGACCACCGAGGACCGAGTCACGTGGACGCCCGTGGAGTGGTCCTGGATCGGCTCGCTGTTCTCCGCGGTGATGCCGACGCTGTACTACGGCCAGCCGGTCGTCGCCTACGCCGGCGGCCAGTTCGACCCCCACGAGGCCTTTCGCATTCTCGAGAAGTACGGCGTCACCTCCTTCTCCGCGCCGCCGACGGCGCTCAGGATGATGATGCAGGTCGAAAACCCCGACTACGACTTCGGCGAGTTGCGAACCATCGGCTCCGGCGGCGAGTCCGTGGGGGAGGGCATCCGGACCTGGGCCGCCGAGACGTTCGGGATCGACGCCGTCGAGGAGGCCTACGGGCAGACGGAGGCGAACCTGCTCGTGTCCGAGCGGTCCGAACTCATCGAGCACAGAGATGGGAAGATGGGACCTGCGGCGCCGGGCCACGAGGTAGCCATCCTCGACGAGCGGACCCGGGAGCGGCTGGAGCCGGGGGAAGTCGGCGAGATCGCCGTCCGCTACGAGGACAACCCCGTCTGCTTCAAGGAGTACTGGGAGCGTCCGGAGAAGACCGCCCGGAAAGTCCAGGACGGCTGGCTGCTCACGGAGGACCTGGGTACCGTCGACGAGGACGGCTACTTCGAGTTCGTCGGGCGGACCGACGACGTGATCATCTCCTCGGGGTACAAGATCGGCCCCGAGGAGGTCGAGGAGACGCTGGCCGGCCACGACGCCGTCGCCGACGTCGGCGTCATCGGCGTCCCCGACGACGAGCGCGGCCAGGTCCCGAAAGCCTTCGTCGTCACCGCCGGGAACCACGACCCGGCGGACCTGCGCGAGCGGCTGCAAGAGTACGTCCGCGACCGGCTGGCCAACTACGAGTACCCCCGCGAGATCGAGTTCCTCGACGACCTCCCGCGCACGAGCACCGAGAAAGTCCGGCGCAGGGACCTCCGGAAGCGCGAGGGGCTCGTCGAGGAGTGA